A region of Paenibacillus thiaminolyticus DNA encodes the following proteins:
- the nadA gene encoding quinolinate synthase NadA, whose translation MEALALARKEEQKQELRERLMQLKKERNAIILAHYYQRDEIQEVADFRGDSFLLAQKAAETDADVIVFCGVHFMGESAKILAPNKTVIIPDERAGCPMADMVNVDGLRKLKAEHPNAKVVTYINSSAEIKAETDICCTSSNAVKVIASLDAEEIIWVPDKNLGHYVEQQTGRPLIKWEGYCNTHDMLTVKDVMEMKAKYPGAPFVVHPECRPEVVAMGDFVGSTTAIIDYCRRSNATDIIVGTEDGTGYQLRNDSPEKRFHFATKYLVCPNMKVNNLKKLVKCLETMQPQIYVPPQVAEKARLSLERMLQVK comes from the coding sequence TTGGAAGCACTGGCGTTGGCACGGAAGGAAGAGCAGAAGCAGGAGCTCCGTGAACGGTTGATGCAGTTGAAGAAAGAGCGTAACGCCATCATATTAGCTCATTATTATCAGCGGGATGAGATTCAGGAAGTTGCCGATTTCAGGGGAGATTCCTTCTTGCTAGCGCAGAAGGCCGCTGAGACAGATGCAGACGTTATCGTCTTTTGCGGTGTCCACTTCATGGGGGAGAGCGCCAAAATCTTGGCTCCGAACAAAACGGTCATCATCCCCGATGAGCGGGCTGGCTGCCCGATGGCCGATATGGTCAATGTCGACGGGCTGCGGAAGCTGAAGGCGGAGCATCCGAATGCCAAAGTCGTTACCTATATCAATTCCTCTGCGGAGATTAAGGCAGAGACCGATATTTGCTGCACTTCCTCCAATGCGGTGAAGGTCATCGCTTCGCTGGATGCGGAAGAGATCATCTGGGTTCCCGACAAGAATCTGGGCCATTATGTAGAGCAGCAGACTGGCCGGCCTTTAATCAAATGGGAAGGCTACTGCAATACACACGACATGCTGACGGTGAAGGATGTGATGGAGATGAAGGCGAAGTACCCGGGCGCGCCGTTCGTCGTACATCCGGAATGCCGCCCGGAAGTCGTGGCCATGGGCGACTTCGTCGGCAGCACGACTGCCATTATCGATTATTGCAGACGGTCGAATGCGACCGATATTATTGTAGGGACAGAAGACGGCACCGGGTACCAGCTGCGGAACGATAGTCCGGAGAAGCGATTCCACTTCGCCACGAAGTATCTCGTCTGTCCGAATATGAAGGTAAATAATCTCAAAAAACTCGTGAAATGCCTCGAAACGATGCAGCCGCAGATTTATGTGCCGCCGCAGGTTGCCGAGAAAGCACGGTTATCCTTGGAGCGCATGTTACAAGTCAAGTAG
- the nadB gene encoding L-aspartate oxidase, producing the protein MANQIPRYLIDFALEDLEQVHTDVIVIGAGIAGLYTAIQASRDQRVLMITKKSLFDSNTRYAQGGIAAVFADDDSPAYHRQDTLIAGAGLCDAEAVNVLVHEGPAGVQELIRMGASFDEENGAIALTREGAHSHRRILHANGDATGYEIVRALADRIQQLEQVTIWDDHFVIDLVTEEGECCGAIVQRADGKRVFVSGKATVICSGGTGQLYRYTTNPEVATGDGIAMAYRAGAYIQDMEFIQFHPTVLSYPGAPRFLISEAVRGEGACLRNIRGERFMEKYHPQLELAPRDVVARAILSEMEATKSTFVYLDITHETEAMVKHRFPTIYETCLQYGLDLTSDWIPVSPAAHYMMGGIKTDLWGETNIRRLFACGEVSSTGVHGANRLASNSLSEAIVYGKRIVERIAGLEPRAEACPHAAHQRDHHEPCIQPMVERRLKLQKVMVRYVGLRRHAEGLMKGLGELKRQAAVFDMRLAKREEYEFANMLVCAMLVAESALWREESRGAHAREDFPERHDETWCKHTLLHREYGITRSE; encoded by the coding sequence ATGGCGAATCAGATTCCCCGATACTTGATAGACTTTGCACTCGAAGATCTCGAGCAAGTTCATACTGACGTCATTGTGATTGGCGCCGGTATTGCCGGTCTCTATACCGCTATCCAGGCAAGCCGGGACCAGCGGGTGTTGATGATAACGAAGAAGTCGCTGTTCGATAGTAATACGCGCTATGCGCAGGGCGGAATTGCGGCTGTGTTCGCAGACGATGATTCCCCGGCCTACCACCGTCAGGATACATTGATTGCCGGAGCAGGCCTGTGCGACGCTGAGGCGGTCAATGTGCTTGTCCACGAAGGTCCGGCCGGCGTCCAGGAGCTGATACGGATGGGCGCCTCCTTCGATGAAGAGAACGGCGCTATTGCCTTGACGCGGGAAGGGGCGCACAGCCATCGCCGTATTCTGCACGCGAATGGCGACGCCACCGGCTATGAGATTGTGCGCGCCTTGGCGGATCGTATCCAGCAGCTGGAGCAGGTGACAATCTGGGATGATCATTTCGTTATCGATCTCGTTACCGAGGAAGGCGAATGCTGCGGCGCGATTGTCCAGCGGGCCGACGGCAAGCGCGTATTCGTCAGCGGTAAGGCTACGGTCATCTGCTCCGGCGGAACCGGGCAGTTGTACCGCTATACGACGAATCCGGAGGTCGCCACGGGTGACGGCATCGCCATGGCGTATCGCGCGGGAGCTTATATTCAGGATATGGAGTTCATTCAATTCCATCCGACTGTGCTCAGCTATCCCGGGGCGCCGCGCTTCCTCATCTCGGAGGCGGTGCGGGGAGAAGGCGCCTGCCTGCGCAATATCCGGGGAGAGCGCTTCATGGAGAAATATCATCCCCAACTGGAGCTTGCGCCCCGCGACGTAGTAGCCCGGGCGATCCTCAGCGAGATGGAAGCGACCAAGTCGACCTTTGTCTACCTGGATATTACTCATGAGACGGAGGCGATGGTTAAGCATCGCTTCCCGACGATATACGAGACCTGCCTGCAGTACGGTCTTGATCTGACCAGCGACTGGATCCCGGTGTCGCCGGCTGCCCACTACATGATGGGCGGCATCAAGACGGACTTGTGGGGAGAGACCAATATTCGCCGCCTGTTCGCCTGCGGCGAAGTGTCTTCGACCGGCGTACACGGGGCAAATCGGCTAGCCAGCAACTCCTTATCGGAAGCGATCGTGTACGGCAAGCGGATCGTCGAACGGATTGCCGGGCTTGAACCGCGGGCGGAGGCCTGCCCGCATGCCGCGCATCAGCGCGATCACCATGAGCCATGCATCCAGCCGATGGTGGAGCGCCGGCTGAAGCTGCAGAAGGTAATGGTCCGTTATGTCGGGCTGCGCCGTCACGCGGAAGGTCTGATGAAGGGCTTAGGCGAGTTGAAGCGCCAGGCGGCCGTATTCGATATGCGGCTGGCGAAGCGGGAGGAGTATGAATTCGCCAATATGCTGGTCTGCGCCATGTTGGTCGCCGAGTCCGCCTTGTGGCGGGAAGAGAGCCGTGGAGCACATGCGCGGGAAGATTTCCCTGAGCGGCATGACGAGACATGGTGCAAGCATACCCTGCTGCATCGTGAATATGGAATTACAAGGAGCGAGTGA
- the nadC gene encoding carboxylating nicotinate-nucleotide diphosphorylase: MYSLERLALRRQLEAWLQEDIGTGDVTTAYTIPAGHQSRGIIHAKEDGMIAGLPVAEAVFEVVDPSLRFAAQVEDGAVIARGTVLAEVEGSTHSILSGERLALNLLQRLSGIATKTNKFVQAIDGLNTKLVDTRKTTPGHRALEKYAVRVGGGSNHRFGLYDTVMIKDNHIKGAGGIEAAVSRARANIPYTMNIEVEAESIEQVKEALQAGADIIMLDNMDTVRMREAVALIREAAPHVLIEASGGVTLDTIRDKALTGVDVVSVGALTYSFHALDISLDLNEKKEG; this comes from the coding sequence TTGTATAGCTTGGAACGATTGGCACTGCGCCGACAGTTGGAAGCGTGGCTGCAAGAAGATATAGGAACGGGCGACGTCACGACAGCCTACACCATTCCGGCCGGACACCAATCACGCGGCATCATTCATGCGAAGGAAGACGGCATGATCGCAGGACTGCCGGTAGCCGAAGCCGTATTCGAAGTCGTGGATCCCTCTCTGCGGTTCGCGGCTCAGGTCGAAGACGGAGCCGTTATTGCCCGCGGCACTGTTCTGGCTGAAGTGGAAGGCAGCACGCACAGTATTTTGAGCGGGGAACGGCTCGCCTTGAACCTGCTCCAGCGTCTGTCCGGGATTGCGACGAAGACGAACAAGTTCGTGCAAGCCATTGACGGGCTGAATACGAAGCTGGTCGATACCCGCAAGACGACCCCTGGCCACCGCGCCCTCGAAAAATATGCGGTTCGGGTCGGCGGGGGGAGCAATCACCGCTTCGGCCTGTACGATACCGTCATGATCAAGGACAACCACATCAAGGGGGCAGGCGGGATCGAAGCGGCGGTAAGCCGGGCACGGGCCAACATTCCGTACACGATGAACATTGAGGTCGAAGCTGAATCGATCGAGCAAGTGAAGGAAGCGCTGCAGGCGGGAGCGGACATTATTATGTTGGACAATATGGATACGGTACGGATGCGCGAGGCGGTCGCCCTCATCCGGGAAGCCGCGCCGCATGTCCTCATCGAAGCATCGGGAGGCGTCACCCTCGATACGATTCGGGACAAGGCGCTGACTGGCGTCGACGTCGTGTCTGTCGGCGCGTTGACCTACTCCTTTCACGCCCTGGACATCAGCCTGGACTTGAATGAGAAGAAAGAAGGTTAG
- a CDS encoding type III pantothenate kinase, translated as MILVIDIGNTNIVLGVYEEDKLLHNWRLSTSRQSTTDEYGVMIYNLFTMTKLSVKDIEGVILSSVVPPIMHTMEMLCKKYLNKAPLIVGPGVKTGLNIRIENPREVGADRIVNAVAAIELYGGLKPLVVVDFGTATTFDVIDVKGNYIGGAIVPGIGISTEALYQRAAKLPRIELTKPKSVIGRNTVHSMQAGIIFGYAGQVDGIVDRITNELGAEPTVIATGGMAELIASESRTIDTTNPLLTLEGLRLIYNRNKL; from the coding sequence GTGATACTCGTAATCGATATAGGGAACACCAACATTGTCCTGGGGGTATACGAGGAAGACAAGCTGCTTCATAATTGGCGTTTGTCGACCAGCCGCCAGTCGACGACCGATGAATATGGCGTCATGATCTATAATCTGTTCACGATGACCAAGCTGTCGGTTAAGGATATTGAAGGTGTCATTCTTTCCTCCGTCGTCCCGCCGATTATGCATACGATGGAGATGCTGTGCAAGAAATATTTGAACAAGGCGCCGCTCATTGTTGGACCCGGCGTCAAGACCGGACTCAATATTCGTATCGAGAACCCGCGCGAGGTGGGGGCGGACCGGATCGTCAATGCGGTGGCGGCAATCGAATTGTATGGCGGGCTGAAGCCGCTGGTCGTCGTTGACTTCGGGACGGCGACGACATTCGATGTCATCGACGTCAAGGGCAATTATATTGGCGGCGCAATCGTGCCGGGCATCGGCATATCTACCGAAGCGCTCTATCAGCGGGCCGCGAAGCTGCCGCGGATCGAATTGACGAAGCCCAAGTCGGTGATTGGGCGGAATACGGTTCATTCCATGCAGGCCGGCATTATTTTCGGCTACGCCGGCCAGGTGGACGGCATTGTGGACCGTATAACCAACGAGCTTGGAGCCGAACCTACCGTTATCGCCACCGGCGGCATGGCGGAGCTCATCGCGAGCGAATCGCGGACGATTGATACGACGAACCCGTTATTAACGCTGGAAGGCTTGCGCCTTATTTATAATCGGAACAAATTGTAA
- the hslO gene encoding Hsp33 family molecular chaperone HslO produces the protein MNDMLGQQPEERENMQDMLVRGTGLGGKVRIFAVRTTGLVNELQRRHGAYPTATAALGRTVTAAAMMGAMLKGDEKLTVQVKGDGPIGQIVADANAHGEVRGYVTHPQVHLASNSQGKLDVAGAVGRSGFIHVIKDLGLKEPYRGSSPIISGELAEDFTYYFATSEQTPSAVGLGVLVDVDNSVLHAGGFIVQLLPGLTEEQIDQIEYSLSVLPPVTALLDQGMELDELVTWIISDANVMEQMPIRFQCQCSRERVERTLISVGKGELTAMIEEDGQAEVVCHFCNEKYSFGREELEQLRDQAQQA, from the coding sequence ATGAACGATATGTTAGGACAGCAACCCGAAGAGAGGGAGAATATGCAGGACATGCTGGTTCGCGGCACTGGACTGGGCGGCAAGGTCCGCATCTTCGCGGTACGCACGACCGGGCTGGTCAATGAATTACAGCGGCGCCACGGTGCTTACCCGACGGCGACGGCTGCGCTCGGACGCACGGTTACCGCCGCCGCCATGATGGGCGCCATGCTCAAAGGCGATGAGAAATTAACCGTTCAGGTTAAGGGCGACGGACCTATCGGACAGATTGTCGCTGATGCGAACGCTCATGGCGAGGTGCGCGGCTATGTTACACATCCGCAGGTGCATCTGGCCAGCAATTCCCAAGGCAAGCTGGATGTGGCAGGCGCGGTCGGACGCAGCGGCTTCATCCATGTCATCAAGGATCTTGGCTTGAAGGAGCCGTATCGCGGCAGTTCCCCGATCATCTCGGGAGAATTGGCCGAGGACTTCACGTATTACTTCGCCACCTCCGAGCAGACCCCGTCTGCCGTAGGCCTCGGGGTACTGGTGGATGTCGACAATTCCGTCCTGCATGCGGGAGGCTTCATTGTACAGTTGCTGCCTGGACTGACCGAGGAACAAATCGATCAGATCGAGTATTCCCTCAGTGTGCTCCCTCCCGTTACCGCTCTGCTGGATCAAGGCATGGAGCTGGATGAGCTGGTCACTTGGATTATCAGTGACGCGAACGTTATGGAACAGATGCCGATCCGCTTCCAATGCCAATGCTCCCGGGAACGGGTGGAGCGGACATTGATTAGTGTAGGCAAGGGCGAATTGACGGCGATGATTGAAGAGGATGGCCAGGCGGAGGTCGTCTGTCATTTTTGCAACGAGAAGTATTCATTTGGAAGAGAAGAGCTGGAACAACTGCGTGATCAGGCGCAGCAAGCCTAG
- a CDS encoding SurA N-terminal domain-containing protein, with protein MTKEVKSLWGCILILCVCILVLAGMLIFKHDRPTAGPDANASPDSSTVVATVGGEKVTRKEWQEELERQYGAQVMEQMLTARAATKEAEALGINVSQTEVEQEIARQMQGYESAEAYFQAMTEQLGMSPEQIRQDIRYRLLLEKIATHNVDVSEEELDQYLQDHRDAYESVNVYQLAHIVVPTREEAEDVLAKLKDGETFASLAGRLSVDEFSSYQEGRLGWIDANDPFFSPTELEAAREMEVGDISAPIEVSGGFAILTLTGKREAQPEGEAAIKEQARRDMALSKSPPLKEWEEALRKKYNAVVLTAASVNG; from the coding sequence ATGACGAAAGAAGTCAAAAGCTTATGGGGCTGCATCCTCATTCTTTGCGTCTGTATCTTGGTGCTCGCCGGCATGCTCATCTTCAAGCATGATCGCCCTACCGCGGGGCCGGATGCGAATGCTTCCCCTGATTCCTCAACGGTTGTGGCAACCGTCGGCGGGGAGAAGGTGACGCGCAAGGAATGGCAAGAGGAACTGGAGCGGCAGTATGGCGCGCAGGTTATGGAACAGATGCTAACGGCCAGGGCGGCAACGAAGGAAGCGGAAGCGTTAGGAATTAACGTAAGCCAGACAGAAGTGGAGCAAGAGATTGCGAGGCAGATGCAAGGGTATGAAAGCGCTGAGGCTTATTTTCAGGCAATGACGGAACAGTTGGGTATGAGCCCGGAGCAGATTCGGCAGGACATCCGTTACCGGCTGCTGCTGGAGAAGATTGCGACTCATAACGTGGATGTGTCGGAGGAGGAGCTTGACCAGTATTTGCAGGACCATCGGGATGCTTACGAGTCTGTTAATGTATATCAGCTCGCCCATATTGTTGTGCCGACCCGCGAGGAAGCGGAAGACGTGCTGGCGAAGCTGAAGGATGGAGAGACCTTCGCCTCCTTGGCTGGGAGATTGTCGGTCGATGAATTCTCCTCCTACCAGGAAGGTCGTCTCGGATGGATTGATGCTAACGATCCGTTCTTCTCCCCCACAGAGCTGGAAGCGGCGCGTGAGATGGAGGTAGGCGACATCTCGGCTCCGATTGAAGTGAGCGGCGGATTCGCCATTCTGACCTTAACCGGCAAGCGCGAAGCGCAGCCGGAGGGGGAAGCTGCGATCAAGGAGCAGGCCCGCCGGGATATGGCGCTGTCCAAATCGCCCCCGCTGAAGGAGTGGGAAGAGGCCCTTCGCAAAAAGTATAATGCCGTCGTTCTCACGGCAGCGTCCGTGAACGGGTAA
- the cysK gene encoding cysteine synthase A, whose protein sequence is MARIVNNVTELIGDTPLVRLNRIVPEGSAEIYVKLEYQNPGASVKDRIAISMIEVAEQEGLLKPGDTIVEPTSGNTGIGLAMVAAAKGYKAILVMPETMSIERRNLLRAYGADLVLTPGAEGMNGAVRKAEELVQENPSYFMPQQFKNKANVKVHRETTGPEIVEAIRSLDGQLDAFVAGIGTGGTISGTGEVLKENFPGIRVVAVEPSASPLLSGGKPGPHKIQGIGANFIPDILNRNVYDQIIAVDNEDAFEVARQVAKSEGILCGISSGAAIHAALQVARELGEGKRVIAVVPSNGERYLSTPLFSFEN, encoded by the coding sequence ATGGCAAGAATCGTCAATAATGTAACCGAATTGATTGGAGATACTCCACTGGTACGCTTGAACCGCATCGTGCCGGAAGGCAGTGCCGAGATTTACGTCAAGCTCGAATATCAGAATCCGGGAGCCAGCGTGAAGGACCGGATCGCAATCAGCATGATTGAAGTGGCAGAGCAGGAAGGCTTGCTGAAGCCTGGCGATACGATCGTTGAGCCGACGAGCGGTAACACCGGGATCGGCCTCGCTATGGTCGCGGCGGCCAAAGGTTACAAGGCGATTCTCGTTATGCCGGAGACGATGAGCATCGAACGGCGCAATCTGCTGCGTGCCTACGGCGCGGATCTCGTGCTTACCCCGGGGGCGGAAGGAATGAACGGGGCCGTGCGGAAGGCAGAAGAGCTTGTTCAGGAGAATCCTTCTTACTTCATGCCGCAGCAGTTCAAGAATAAGGCGAACGTCAAGGTGCATCGCGAGACGACAGGACCGGAGATTGTCGAAGCGATTCGTTCGCTGGACGGCCAGCTGGATGCGTTCGTGGCCGGAATCGGCACCGGCGGAACGATCTCGGGAACCGGCGAAGTGCTGAAGGAGAATTTCCCGGGCATCCGCGTGGTCGCGGTCGAACCGTCTGCTTCTCCGCTGTTGTCGGGGGGCAAGCCGGGACCGCATAAGATTCAAGGCATCGGGGCGAACTTCATTCCGGACATTCTGAATCGGAACGTCTACGATCAGATCATTGCGGTGGATAATGAAGATGCGTTCGAGGTGGCCCGCCAGGTCGCGAAGTCGGAAGGCATTCTGTGCGGCATCTCATCGGGAGCGGCTATTCACGCAGCTCTGCAGGTCGCTCGCGAGCTGGGCGAAGGGAAACGCGTCATTGCCGTCGTTCCAAGCAATGGCGAGCGCTACTTGAGCACGCCGCTGTTCAGCTTCGAGAATTAA